A genomic region of Pseudoxanthomonas suwonensis contains the following coding sequences:
- a CDS encoding DUF5076 domain-containing protein: MLSAWIAEQGQHCTINVGLWQDNGRNEAPAWGIFLADTIRHIANALQEQYGQPAPDSISAILESLHNELGDPTSAVQGGFSHGHG; this comes from the coding sequence ATGCTCAGCGCCTGGATCGCTGAACAAGGACAACACTGCACTATCAACGTTGGCTTATGGCAAGACAACGGTCGCAATGAGGCCCCTGCATGGGGCATCTTCCTCGCGGACACGATCCGGCACATTGCCAATGCGCTTCAAGAGCAGTATGGCCAGCCAGCCCCCGATTCCATCTCGGCTATCCTTGAGTCACTCCACAATGAGCTTGGTGACCCAACTTCAGCTGTCCAAGGCGGATTCAGTCATGGTCACGGGTAG
- a CDS encoding DUF6794 domain-containing protein, with protein MRYLAASALFLLLAGCAVESDSTCKVDPAIFCEPFKQISAELSPEDKTHLLEATPYDITLMHRGFGTAIRNRFDLWHDNDLTRFFKSNGVDHPDSMSGPFITGFIGYLEGRQVLMTEEIGKIPPPPPPPPPLPPPPPPPESSE; from the coding sequence ATGAGATATCTGGCTGCCTCTGCACTTTTCCTCTTGCTTGCCGGATGCGCCGTGGAGTCCGACTCCACCTGCAAAGTTGACCCAGCCATATTTTGTGAGCCGTTTAAGCAGATCTCCGCTGAGTTGTCGCCAGAAGACAAGACGCATCTCTTGGAGGCAACGCCGTACGACATCACTCTGATGCATCGTGGCTTCGGCACAGCCATCCGGAACAGGTTTGACCTTTGGCATGACAATGATCTCACTCGCTTTTTCAAGAGCAATGGCGTAGATCATCCTGACAGCATGTCAGGGCCATTCATCACGGGGTTCATTGGCTACCTAGAAGGGCGGCAAGTTTTAATGACCGAGGAGATCGGGAAGATTCCTCCGCCTCCGCCTCCGCCTCCGCCTCTGCCTCCGCCTCCGCCTCCGCCGGAGTCGTCCGAGTGA
- a CDS encoding DUF2059 domain-containing protein: protein MKIALSMYALAVAGVAGAQDLELARQLAGELAYEQAFDDGESACIEKMSAQDIEGDVANTPELLGGIQPGDPEWVEARALYADMLRDGCLYGKAAVLDAFVGGLAQSLSTDDMRALIAFYRSDLGVTLRNASISANSTAYRAYEPVVGPGEAYDAFAEKIAAILARRTPSGSPAEAQRTPVALETADAAVALSDRFMQDIVKGRVSQAFEMARTHTLVADADIGKMIADLEQVGPAMANRFGESIGYELLHNDSIGGSLIRSVFLHRFQNHAMVWMFVWYRGDSGWMLSTFRYSDDVSLLFGR, encoded by the coding sequence TTGAAGATCGCGCTTTCCATGTACGCCCTGGCGGTTGCCGGCGTCGCCGGGGCGCAGGATCTGGAACTGGCCCGGCAGCTCGCCGGGGAACTGGCCTACGAGCAGGCGTTCGATGACGGGGAATCGGCCTGTATCGAGAAGATGTCGGCTCAGGACATCGAAGGCGATGTCGCCAATACCCCCGAGCTACTGGGTGGCATCCAGCCGGGCGATCCGGAGTGGGTGGAGGCGCGGGCGCTCTATGCCGATATGCTGCGGGATGGCTGCCTCTATGGGAAGGCAGCCGTGCTGGATGCCTTCGTCGGCGGGCTTGCGCAGTCGCTCTCGACGGATGACATGCGCGCCCTGATAGCGTTCTATCGCAGCGACCTGGGCGTGACACTCCGGAATGCATCCATATCTGCGAATTCCACGGCCTACCGGGCCTACGAGCCCGTGGTCGGGCCCGGCGAGGCCTATGACGCCTTCGCGGAAAAGATCGCGGCGATTCTTGCGCGGCGCACCCCCTCCGGCAGCCCGGCGGAGGCACAACGGACACCCGTCGCGCTCGAGACGGCGGATGCGGCGGTCGCGCTGTCGGACCGGTTCATGCAGGACATCGTGAAAGGCCGGGTGAGCCAGGCCTTCGAAATGGCCAGGACCCATACCCTCGTGGCCGACGCCGACATCGGCAAGATGATCGCGGACCTCGAGCAGGTCGGGCCCGCCATGGCCAACCGCTTCGGTGAAAGCATCGGCTACGAACTGCTCCACAACGACAGCATCGGCGGTTCGCTGATCCGTTCGGTGTTCCTGCACCGTTTCCAGAACCACGCGATGGTCTGGATGTTCGTCTGGTACAGGGGCGACAGCGGCTGGATGCTTTCAACGTTCAGGTACTCGGATGACGTTTCCTTGCTGTTCGGACGATAG
- a CDS encoding GyrI-like domain-containing protein, translating into MLTLPEVVERPATPYLALKKQVTLPFDAEIPAILDRLFSYLHTNGLQPAGPVFFKHNVVDMPRLEMEFGVPLEHPVDADGDFTSGVLPAGRYAEITYFGPYDDLIAVNGVLIGWARHAGLAFDSRQQADGEWFAHRSEIYHNSPDEELDSRNLRTTVTIKLKD; encoded by the coding sequence ATGCTGACCCTGCCGGAAGTGGTCGAACGACCCGCAACACCCTACCTCGCGCTGAAGAAGCAGGTGACCTTGCCGTTCGATGCCGAGATTCCCGCGATTCTGGACCGGTTGTTTTCATACCTGCATACAAACGGACTGCAGCCGGCCGGCCCAGTGTTTTTCAAGCACAACGTGGTGGACATGCCGCGGCTCGAGATGGAGTTCGGAGTTCCGCTGGAACACCCCGTGGACGCCGACGGCGACTTCACGAGTGGCGTCCTTCCGGCAGGCCGGTATGCCGAGATCACCTATTTCGGCCCCTACGACGATCTCATTGCCGTCAACGGCGTGCTGATCGGCTGGGCACGCCATGCCGGGCTGGCGTTCGACAGTCGGCAGCAGGCGGACGGGGAGTGGTTCGCGCACCGCTCGGAGATCTATCACAACAGCCCGGACGAAGAGCTTGATTCCCGAAATCTGCGCACTACGGTAACGATCAAGCTGAAGGACTAG
- a CDS encoding nuclear transport factor 2 family protein, protein MTIQLPPAVETFYSASNSGDASRLPACFAADALVHDEHEEHRGLEAIGAWLQATRTRYGFHAQPLSAARTGSTVEVLARVEGDFPGSPARLTYAFVLDGDRIASLKIG, encoded by the coding sequence ATGACGATCCAGCTACCCCCAGCCGTCGAAACCTTCTATTCGGCCAGCAACAGCGGCGACGCTAGCCGGCTGCCGGCATGCTTCGCAGCCGATGCGCTGGTCCACGACGAACACGAAGAACACCGCGGCCTGGAAGCCATCGGCGCCTGGCTGCAGGCGACGCGGACCCGCTATGGCTTCCATGCGCAGCCGCTGTCGGCCGCGCGCACGGGCTCGACGGTCGAGGTGCTGGCCAGGGTGGAAGGCGACTTCCCCGGCTCGCCGGCGCGGCTCACCTATGCGTTCGTGCTCGATGGAGACCGCATCGCCTCGCTGAAGATCGGCTGA
- a CDS encoding winged helix-turn-helix transcriptional regulator, protein MGKAHTPESAAAGVGQALRLIDGRWKLVILFHLFGGQVRRFSELERSIPGISQKMLAQQLRQLEADGLVQRQVHPEVPPKVEYRLTDWGQSLCPALDALLGWAERKGEKAGV, encoded by the coding sequence ATGGGTAAGGCCCACACGCCGGAATCGGCCGCCGCGGGCGTCGGCCAGGCACTGCGCCTGATCGACGGCCGCTGGAAGCTGGTCATCCTCTTCCACCTGTTCGGCGGCCAGGTGCGGCGCTTCTCGGAGCTGGAACGATCGATCCCCGGCATCTCGCAGAAGATGCTGGCCCAGCAGTTGCGCCAGCTCGAGGCCGACGGCCTGGTGCAACGGCAGGTCCATCCGGAGGTACCGCCGAAGGTGGAGTACCGCCTGACCGACTGGGGCCAGTCGCTGTGCCCGGCGCTGGATGCGCTGCTGGGTTGGGCGGAGCGGAAAGGAGAAAAGGCGGGGGTGTGA
- a CDS encoding M3 family metallopeptidase — MHAVRAVSVCLAMLAAACSIAASPQENSLDAWVAELHGAPASAEAFATRCDEILARASTLRTALESRSGPASIEADFAQFDRLYNVLNAGIADARLVQETNPDAGIRAAGEACTTRLSAFQSGTMLSRPLYDRLVAIDLSGADAIDRHSVTRALTDFRLAGVDKDDATRTRISALNAEITDLGLRFARVLREDQSAVHLAGVHALEGLPEDYIAAHPAAADGRIRITMQYPDVFPILTYARDEATRRAVFETFNNRGYPENVATITALLERRYELARLLGFTNYAEVATVDKMIGNPARAGEFIEQLATYATPSAQRDYGRLLQRLRSDAPHADALQRWDSGYVQEIVRREEYALDGQEVRSYFAYDQVRDGIIALVSDLFDVRFSEWADAPVWHESVGAYEIHQNGRLLGRIFLDMHPRDGKFSHAANFPIRPGGPGAIPVGALVCNFPRGDHETGLMTHGEVVTFLHEFGHLMHGMFSGHQRYAQLDYNRLEWDFMESPSTLLEEWVWDYDTLATFAVNAKGGTIPRELVERMNSARYFARGLWLMRQLGLASISLNYYNRDPAGIDLDALARESYSRYDLSPYPDGIHPYASFGHLDGYSAIYYTYLWSGAIATDLLTEFEANGMRDLATARRYRDEVLATGGSRPAAESIEAFLGRPFNLEAARARLER, encoded by the coding sequence ATGCACGCAGTCCGCGCCGTCTCCGTATGCCTCGCCATGCTCGCAGCCGCCTGCAGCATCGCCGCCTCGCCGCAGGAGAATTCCCTCGATGCCTGGGTGGCCGAGCTGCACGGCGCCCCCGCTTCGGCCGAAGCCTTTGCCACACGCTGCGACGAAATCCTTGCCCGCGCCTCGACCCTGCGCACCGCGCTGGAGAGCCGATCGGGGCCAGCCTCGATCGAGGCGGACTTCGCCCAGTTCGATCGGCTCTACAACGTGCTCAACGCCGGCATCGCCGATGCGCGGCTCGTGCAGGAGACCAATCCCGATGCAGGGATCCGCGCCGCGGGCGAGGCCTGCACCACGCGCCTGAGCGCCTTCCAGTCGGGAACCATGCTGTCGCGCCCGCTCTACGACCGGCTGGTTGCGATCGATCTCTCCGGTGCGGATGCGATCGACCGGCACTCCGTTACCCGCGCACTCACGGACTTTCGTCTTGCTGGCGTTGACAAGGACGACGCCACGCGCACCCGGATTTCGGCACTCAACGCCGAGATCACCGATCTCGGCCTGAGATTCGCGCGTGTGTTGCGCGAGGACCAGAGCGCCGTGCATCTCGCCGGTGTGCACGCCCTGGAGGGGCTGCCGGAAGACTACATCGCCGCCCACCCCGCGGCGGCGGACGGACGCATCCGTATCACCATGCAGTATCCGGACGTGTTCCCGATCCTGACCTATGCGCGCGACGAAGCCACGCGCCGGGCGGTGTTCGAGACCTTCAACAACCGCGGCTATCCCGAGAACGTAGCGACCATCACCGCGCTCCTGGAAAGACGCTACGAACTGGCACGGCTGCTCGGCTTCACCAACTACGCCGAAGTCGCCACCGTGGACAAGATGATCGGCAACCCGGCGCGCGCCGGGGAGTTCATCGAACAACTGGCGACCTACGCGACCCCCTCGGCGCAACGCGACTATGGCCGCCTGCTGCAACGCCTGCGCAGCGACGCTCCGCATGCGGATGCGCTGCAGCGCTGGGACAGCGGCTATGTGCAGGAGATCGTCCGCCGCGAGGAGTACGCGCTCGACGGCCAGGAGGTGCGCTCCTATTTCGCCTACGACCAGGTGCGCGACGGCATCATCGCCCTGGTGAGCGACCTGTTCGACGTCCGCTTCAGTGAATGGGCCGACGCCCCGGTCTGGCATGAGAGCGTCGGAGCCTACGAGATCCACCAGAACGGCCGGCTGCTGGGGCGCATCTTCCTCGACATGCACCCACGCGACGGCAAGTTCAGCCATGCCGCCAATTTCCCGATCCGTCCCGGCGGGCCGGGCGCCATTCCGGTGGGCGCGCTGGTCTGCAACTTCCCGCGCGGCGACCACGAAACCGGACTGATGACGCACGGCGAGGTCGTCACCTTCCTGCACGAATTCGGCCACCTGATGCATGGCATGTTCTCCGGTCACCAGCGCTATGCCCAGCTCGACTACAACCGGCTCGAATGGGACTTCATGGAGTCGCCCTCGACGCTGCTGGAGGAATGGGTGTGGGACTACGACACGCTCGCGACCTTCGCCGTGAACGCGAAAGGGGGGACGATCCCACGCGAGCTGGTCGAGCGAATGAACTCGGCGCGCTACTTCGCCCGGGGGCTGTGGCTCATGCGCCAGCTGGGACTCGCCTCGATTTCGCTGAACTACTACAACCGTGATCCCGCGGGCATCGATCTGGATGCGCTCGCCCGCGAAAGCTATTCGCGCTACGACCTTTCGCCCTACCCCGACGGCATCCACCCGTACGCCAGTTTCGGCCACCTGGACGGCTATTCGGCCATCTACTACACCTACCTCTGGAGCGGCGCGATCGCCACCGACCTGCTCACGGAGTTCGAGGCCAATGGCATGCGCGACCTCGCCACCGCGCGGCGTTACCGCGACGAGGTGCTCGCGACGGGCGGCTCGCGCCCCGCGGCGGAATCGATCGAGGCGTTCCTGGGCCGGCCGTTCAACCTGGAGGCCGCCCGCGCGCGCCTGGAGCGGTAA
- a CDS encoding glycoside hydrolase family 2 TIM barrel-domain containing protein — protein MRAVMACLLALGIGLAPAARAQDTARAGGPAQVRIVQDADGYRMTVDGQPYYVRGAGSAGGDLEQLAARGGNSFRTWSTGTDVAQVRAMLDRAQRNGLTVAMGLAVGKERHGFDYDDPEAVAAQLAALREQVRLYKDHPAVLMWLVGNELNLEYRNPKVWDAVGQIADMIHEEDPNHPVMTPLAGFDRELIDRIKARAPSLDLIGVQLYGDIGELPAKLRAADWTGPYIVTEWGPTGHWESPLTSWGAPVEDDASRKAELFQQRYREVIAADTRQGLGSYVFLWGNKQERTPTWYGLFLPTGESTPAVDAMQQLWTGRWPDNRAPSIEPARIDGRLATDSVVLAPGSTHTATAPARDADGDRLQWHWYALEESTATSIGGDPEAVPAQVELHATTDSDGRLHFTAPARPGNYRLFVEVRDGQGHAAYANIPFRAEEPR, from the coding sequence ATGCGTGCAGTCATGGCGTGCCTGCTGGCACTGGGAATCGGCCTGGCGCCCGCGGCGCGTGCGCAGGACACCGCCAGGGCCGGGGGTCCGGCGCAGGTGCGCATCGTGCAGGACGCCGACGGTTACCGGATGACGGTCGACGGCCAGCCGTACTACGTGCGCGGCGCCGGTTCGGCCGGTGGCGACCTGGAGCAGCTGGCCGCGCGCGGCGGCAACTCGTTCCGCACCTGGAGCACGGGTACCGACGTGGCGCAGGTGCGCGCGATGCTCGACCGTGCGCAACGCAACGGCCTGACGGTGGCGATGGGCCTGGCGGTGGGCAAGGAACGCCACGGCTTCGACTACGACGATCCGGAGGCGGTGGCCGCGCAGCTTGCAGCGCTGCGAGAGCAGGTGCGCCTGTACAAGGACCACCCGGCGGTGCTGATGTGGCTGGTCGGCAACGAGCTGAACCTGGAATACCGCAACCCGAAGGTATGGGACGCGGTCGGACAGATCGCCGACATGATCCACGAGGAAGACCCGAACCATCCGGTGATGACGCCGCTGGCCGGTTTCGACCGCGAGCTGATCGACCGGATCAAGGCGCGTGCGCCGTCGCTGGACCTGATCGGGGTGCAGCTCTACGGCGATATCGGCGAGCTGCCGGCCAAGCTGCGCGCCGCCGACTGGACCGGGCCGTACATCGTCACCGAATGGGGCCCGACCGGGCACTGGGAAAGCCCGCTCACCTCCTGGGGCGCGCCGGTGGAGGACGATGCCTCGCGCAAGGCGGAACTGTTCCAGCAGCGCTACCGCGAGGTCATCGCCGCCGACACCCGCCAGGGCCTGGGCTCGTACGTGTTCCTGTGGGGCAACAAGCAGGAGCGCACGCCCACCTGGTATGGCCTGTTCCTGCCCACCGGCGAGTCCACCCCGGCTGTCGACGCGATGCAGCAGCTGTGGACCGGCCGCTGGCCGGACAACCGCGCCCCGTCAATCGAACCGGCCCGCATCGATGGCCGCCTCGCCACCGACAGCGTCGTGCTGGCGCCGGGATCCACGCATACGGCCACCGCGCCGGCCAGGGATGCCGACGGCGACCGGCTGCAATGGCACTGGTATGCACTGGAGGAGAGCACCGCCACCTCCATTGGCGGCGACCCCGAGGCAGTGCCGGCGCAGGTGGAGCTGCACGCCACCACCGACAGCGACGGCCGCCTGCACTTCACCGCGCCGGCCAGGCCCGGCAACTACCGCCTGTTCGTGGAAGTACGCGACGGCCAGGGGCATGCCGCGTACGCGAACATCCCGTTCCGGGCGGAGGAGCCGCGGTGA
- a CDS encoding beta-N-acetylhexosaminidase, protein MRRADEPNLLGAFFEMKPSSKLGALLACLIAAAGIGCSHAPPAAVAEAAAPVVRIVPLPRSVEAHSGELQFSGAVALEAPVAAPNARRALEELLAGLGLAADDAAAVRIRLQLVDDAALGPEGYRLVVGDGIALSAQTDTGLLHAVQSLRQLLPAQAQPEYRLPRLVVADAPAYRWRGVSLDVARSFLPVDYLERHIDRMVFFKLNRLHLHLTDDQGWRIEIKRYPKLVEIGGASAVKGGRTGYYTQEELKHLVAYAQARGITIVPEIDMPGHVQSALASYNELACDDVDNLSTYSGLEVGFSVLCLYKPDVVYPFVRNVLEEVVAIFPSPEIHVGGDEVKHPLYADFVARAAAMVEEMGRTAIVWEEGSVADTRPDVLLQLWNDNYAIDAAVAKGHPLILSPCTYFYLDHGNYAGQPGTYDWCRKEGVPLERVYGFDPTAFKTAVGIEAALWSELVHSDATADNRLWPRLAAVAEVAWSPVEQRDYAGFVQRMSTLRPHLDALGIRYHAEPDLGWGEGRH, encoded by the coding sequence ATGAGACGAGCAGATGAACCCAACCTTCTGGGGGCCTTTTTCGAGATGAAGCCATCGAGCAAGCTTGGAGCCCTGCTGGCCTGTCTGATCGCCGCTGCAGGGATCGGTTGCAGCCACGCGCCACCCGCCGCCGTCGCGGAGGCCGCTGCCCCGGTGGTGCGCATCGTGCCGCTGCCGCGTTCGGTGGAAGCGCATTCCGGCGAGTTGCAGTTTTCGGGTGCGGTGGCGCTCGAGGCGCCGGTGGCTGCACCCAATGCCCGGCGTGCGCTGGAGGAGCTGCTGGCGGGGTTGGGCCTCGCCGCGGATGATGCTGCGGCGGTACGCATCCGCCTGCAGCTGGTGGACGATGCGGCGCTGGGCCCGGAAGGCTATCGGCTGGTGGTGGGAGATGGCATCGCCCTCAGCGCGCAGACCGATACTGGCCTGCTCCATGCGGTGCAGAGCCTGCGCCAGCTGCTGCCGGCGCAGGCGCAACCGGAGTACCGGCTGCCCCGTCTCGTGGTTGCCGATGCCCCGGCCTACCGCTGGCGCGGTGTTTCGCTGGACGTGGCCAGGAGTTTCCTGCCGGTCGACTACCTCGAAAGGCACATCGACCGCATGGTGTTCTTCAAGCTGAACCGGCTGCACCTGCACCTGACCGACGACCAGGGTTGGCGCATCGAGATCAAGCGCTATCCGAAGCTGGTGGAAATCGGTGGTGCCAGCGCGGTCAAGGGTGGGCGCACCGGCTACTACACGCAGGAAGAACTGAAGCATCTGGTGGCCTATGCGCAGGCGCGCGGCATCACCATCGTGCCGGAGATCGACATGCCGGGCCATGTGCAGTCGGCACTGGCTTCGTACAACGAACTGGCCTGCGATGACGTGGACAACCTGTCCACCTATTCCGGGCTGGAAGTGGGCTTCAGCGTCCTGTGCCTGTACAAGCCGGATGTCGTCTATCCCTTCGTCCGCAACGTGCTGGAGGAGGTGGTGGCGATTTTCCCGTCCCCGGAAATCCATGTCGGCGGCGATGAGGTCAAGCACCCGCTGTATGCCGACTTCGTTGCCCGTGCCGCGGCGATGGTGGAGGAGATGGGGCGCACCGCCATCGTCTGGGAGGAGGGCTCGGTGGCTGACACCCGCCCCGACGTCCTGCTGCAACTCTGGAATGACAACTACGCCATCGATGCGGCGGTCGCCAAGGGACATCCGCTGATCCTGTCGCCGTGCACGTACTTCTACCTCGACCACGGCAACTACGCGGGCCAGCCCGGAACCTACGACTGGTGCCGCAAGGAAGGGGTGCCGCTGGAACGGGTCTATGGCTTCGATCCCACCGCATTCAAGACCGCGGTGGGCATCGAGGCCGCGTTGTGGTCGGAACTGGTGCATTCTGATGCGACCGCGGACAACCGCCTGTGGCCAAGGCTGGCGGCGGTGGCTGAAGTGGCCTGGAGCCCGGTCGAACAGCGCGACTACGCCGGGTTTGTCCAGCGCATGAGTACGTTGCGTCCGCATCTGGATGCACTGGGTATCCGCTACCACGCCGAACCGGATCTGGGCTGGGGAGAAGGACGGCATTGA
- a CDS encoding amidohydrolase: MPVRACRRCRLTRRRNAEGENRMRLSVLPVTVAAVLLLCCSPARASSLGDAVAADYPYLDALFRHLHANPELSMQETGTSDRLARELEQLGYSVTRGIGNTGLVGTLRNGDGPVLMIRADMDALPVEEKTALPYRSTKRQVNLEGVEMPVMHACGHDMHVTTLVGVARRMAALKDQWRGTLLLVGQPAEEAGGGAKAMVADGLYARVGRPDHALALHVIAKYPAGKIAFSDGLMYSSVDTVRINLRTVATHGASPHLGTDPVVIGSQIVLALQNIVTREISPIEPALITVGAFHAGSAPNVISDNARLDITVRANSEATRKKLLAGIERVALNTARAAGIPEDRLPEVVVGADGAPTTTNDAALAQRVRAAIRAGMGEEAFTDWRQTDMGAEDFSDLVGVDPPIPSVYFEVGGTAPEKLASGQWAEHHSPLFEIQPEPSIKAGVEAMTLAALDLLKK, encoded by the coding sequence GTGCCGGTCCGGGCGTGCCGGCGTTGTAGACTCACCCGTCGGCGCAACGCCGAAGGGGAAAACCGAATGCGCCTGTCAGTCCTGCCCGTCACCGTGGCCGCGGTGTTGCTGCTGTGCTGTTCCCCCGCGCGTGCCTCATCGCTCGGCGACGCGGTCGCCGCCGACTACCCGTACCTCGATGCGCTGTTCCGCCACCTGCACGCCAATCCCGAACTGTCGATGCAGGAGACCGGAACGTCCGACCGGCTGGCGCGCGAGCTGGAACAGCTCGGCTACTCGGTGACCCGCGGCATCGGCAACACCGGCTTGGTCGGCACGCTGCGCAACGGCGACGGGCCGGTGCTGATGATCCGCGCCGACATGGATGCGCTGCCGGTCGAAGAGAAAACCGCGCTCCCGTACAGGTCGACGAAGCGCCAGGTGAACCTCGAAGGCGTCGAGATGCCGGTGATGCATGCCTGTGGCCACGACATGCATGTGACCACGCTGGTCGGGGTCGCGCGGCGGATGGCGGCGCTGAAAGACCAGTGGCGCGGCACCTTGCTGCTGGTCGGGCAGCCGGCGGAGGAGGCCGGTGGCGGCGCCAAGGCGATGGTGGCCGACGGCCTCTACGCCCGCGTCGGCCGGCCCGACCACGCGCTGGCGCTGCACGTGATCGCGAAATACCCGGCCGGGAAGATCGCCTTCAGCGACGGGCTGATGTATTCGAGCGTGGACACGGTCCGGATCAACCTGCGCACGGTCGCGACCCACGGCGCGTCGCCGCACCTGGGCACCGATCCGGTGGTGATCGGCAGCCAGATCGTGCTGGCGCTGCAGAACATCGTGACCCGCGAGATCTCGCCGATCGAGCCGGCGTTGATCACCGTGGGCGCGTTCCACGCCGGCAGCGCGCCCAACGTCATCTCCGACAACGCGCGCCTGGACATCACTGTGCGCGCGAACAGCGAGGCGACCCGGAAGAAGCTCCTCGCCGGCATCGAGCGGGTCGCGCTGAACACCGCGCGCGCCGCCGGCATCCCCGAGGACCGGTTGCCGGAAGTCGTGGTCGGAGCCGACGGTGCGCCGACCACCACCAACGATGCCGCGCTGGCCCAGCGCGTGCGGGCGGCCATCCGTGCAGGCATGGGCGAGGAGGCGTTCACCGATTGGCGGCAGACCGACATGGGCGCCGAAGACTTCTCGGACCTGGTCGGGGTCGACCCGCCGATCCCCAGCGTCTACTTCGAGGTCGGCGGCACCGCCCCGGAGAAACTCGCCTCCGGGCAATGGGCGGAACATCATTCGCCGCTGTTCGAGATCCAGCCGGAACCTTCGATCAAGGCAGGCGTGGAAGCGATGACACTCGCGGCGCTGGATCTGTTGAAGAAGTAG
- a CDS encoding DUF2950 domain-containing protein, with translation MNRIRHPILLSLLALALPLPALAQQAFPAPEDAAQALVDALGTDRADPARLETVLGKGWKDYVPADVERSDVQAFLDRYRERHAIEAAGADRAVLSVGTDPWTFPVPLAKGASGWSFDLKAGAEEIRARAIGRNELAAIDSALAYHDAQVEYASVDRDGDGVLEYAQKFVSTDGRHDGLYWAEDDDGHISPLGPLFGDATPQGDWHGYRFRILAAQGPSAPGGAYGYRLGEDMSRGFALVAWPAKYGETGIKSFIVSHDGEVFQKDLGPRGDQAASAMERFDPDDSWTTVPSRATAGN, from the coding sequence GTGAACCGAATCCGCCATCCGATCCTGCTGTCCCTGCTGGCGTTGGCGCTTCCGCTGCCGGCGCTGGCGCAACAGGCCTTCCCCGCGCCGGAGGACGCCGCGCAGGCACTGGTCGACGCGCTCGGCACGGACCGCGCCGATCCGGCCAGGCTGGAAACCGTACTCGGCAAAGGCTGGAAGGACTACGTCCCGGCCGACGTGGAGCGCAGCGACGTGCAGGCCTTCCTCGACCGCTACCGCGAACGCCATGCGATCGAGGCCGCCGGCGCCGACCGCGCCGTGCTGAGCGTGGGCACCGACCCCTGGACCTTCCCGGTGCCGCTGGCCAAGGGCGCCAGCGGCTGGTCGTTCGACCTGAAGGCCGGCGCCGAGGAGATCCGCGCCCGCGCCATCGGCCGCAACGAGCTGGCCGCGATCGATTCCGCCCTCGCCTACCACGACGCCCAGGTGGAGTACGCCAGCGTCGACCGCGACGGCGACGGCGTGCTGGAGTACGCGCAGAAGTTCGTCAGCACCGACGGCCGCCACGATGGCCTGTACTGGGCCGAGGACGACGACGGCCATATCAGCCCGCTGGGTCCGCTGTTCGGCGACGCCACGCCGCAGGGCGACTGGCACGGCTACCGGTTCAGGATCCTCGCCGCGCAGGGGCCGTCCGCGCCCGGCGGCGCGTACGGCTACCGGCTGGGCGAGGACATGAGCCGCGGCTTCGCCCTGGTGGCGTGGCCGGCGAAGTACGGCGAGACAGGAATCAAGAGCTTCATCGTCAGCCACGACGGCGAGGTGTTCCAGAAGGACCTGGGACCGCGCGGCGACCAGGCGGCCAGCGCGATGGAGCGGTTCGACCCGGACGACAGCTGGACGACGGTGCCGAGCCGGGCGACGGCGGGGAACTAG